A DNA window from Janibacter sp. A1S7 contains the following coding sequences:
- the recF gene encoding DNA replication/repair protein RecF (All proteins in this family for which functions are known are DNA-binding proteins that assist the filamentation of RecA onto DNA for the initiation of recombination or recombinational repair.) has translation MYVRHLSIGDFRSYPAAELALEPGVTTLVGLNGQGKTNLVEAIGYVASLSSHRVATDQPLVRFGTDRAIVRAAVVRDERESLVELEITPGKANRAQLNRSPLPRTRDVLGTLRTVLFAPEDLALVKGDPGERRRFLDDLLVQRQPRWSGVRSDYDKIVRQRGALLKSAASLLGSKRGRRRRSSTAAEGTDPTAAAEDALRTLEIWDENLATVGSQLLYARLRLLRDLVPHLQEAYREVSANQSGATAVYRSSLHEEAAETIAAGEVPEVPELRTMILESLARVRDQEVDRGVNLVGPHRDDLVLGLGPMPAKGYASHGESWSFALGLRLAAYHLLRHDLGDDPVLILDDVFAELDSGRRERLAALISDCEQVLITAAVPADVPESLAGRRYTVSLGEVGEAS, from the coding sequence GTGTACGTCCGCCACCTGAGCATCGGCGACTTCCGCAGCTACCCGGCCGCCGAGCTGGCTCTGGAGCCGGGGGTGACGACCCTCGTCGGTCTCAACGGGCAGGGCAAGACCAACCTCGTCGAGGCGATCGGCTACGTGGCCTCCCTCTCCAGCCACCGGGTGGCGACCGATCAGCCGCTCGTGCGCTTCGGCACGGATCGCGCGATCGTGCGTGCCGCCGTGGTGCGTGATGAGCGGGAGAGTCTCGTCGAGCTGGAGATCACGCCCGGCAAGGCCAATCGCGCCCAGCTCAACCGCTCCCCCCTCCCCCGCACCCGGGACGTGCTCGGCACCCTGCGGACCGTGCTCTTCGCCCCCGAGGACCTCGCCCTGGTCAAGGGTGACCCCGGGGAGCGACGTCGCTTCCTCGACGACCTGCTCGTCCAGCGCCAGCCCCGCTGGTCCGGCGTGCGCTCCGACTACGACAAGATCGTGCGCCAGCGGGGTGCGCTGCTGAAGTCGGCCGCCTCCCTCCTGGGCTCGAAGCGCGGACGTCGCCGTCGCAGCTCGACCGCTGCCGAGGGGACCGACCCGACGGCAGCGGCCGAGGACGCCTTGCGCACCCTCGAGATCTGGGACGAGAACCTGGCCACCGTCGGGTCGCAGCTGCTCTACGCTCGGCTGCGTCTGCTGCGCGATCTGGTGCCGCACCTCCAGGAGGCCTATCGCGAGGTCAGCGCGAACCAGTCGGGGGCCACCGCGGTCTACCGCTCCTCCCTGCACGAGGAAGCCGCCGAAACGATCGCCGCCGGCGAGGTCCCGGAGGTGCCCGAGCTGCGCACGATGATCCTCGAGTCGCTCGCCCGGGTCCGGGACCAGGAGGTCGACCGGGGGGTCAACCTCGTCGGACCCCACCGGGACGACCTCGTGCTGGGGCTCGGGCCGATGCCGGCGAAGGGGTACGCCTCCCACGGCGAGTCGTGGTCCTTCGCCCTGGGGTTGCGTCTGGCGGCCTACCACCTGCTGCGCCACGACCTCGGGGACGACCCGGTGCTGATCCTCGACGACGTCTTCGCCGAGCTGGACAGCGGCCGGCGTGAACGTCTGGCTGCGCTCATCAGCGACTGCGAGCAGGTGCTCATCACCGCCGCGGTCCCCGCGGACGTGCCCGAGTCCCTGGCCGGCCGGCGCTACACCGTCTCGCTCGGCGAGGTCGGCGAGGCATCGTGA
- a CDS encoding DUF721 domain-containing protein gives MTEGDDPLTGPAGDPDPGAAPEAMTGPAPVEDDEVEPSIEDAAASALARARAMATKKGLRPGMKPRPKRRRQHPGSAKGARGRDPMTIGDQVDRLVDNRGWQVDVAAGSVMGRWDEIVGREVAEHCQPVSFEDGVLSVRADSTAWATQIRLLSSSLLGRIADAAGPDVVHELRVHGPSAPSWSRGLRRTSDGRGPRDTYG, from the coding sequence GTGACCGAGGGTGACGACCCCCTGACCGGTCCTGCCGGGGACCCGGACCCGGGTGCTGCACCGGAGGCGATGACCGGGCCCGCACCGGTGGAGGACGACGAGGTCGAGCCGAGCATCGAGGATGCCGCCGCCTCCGCCCTCGCCCGGGCCCGCGCCATGGCGACGAAGAAGGGCCTGCGGCCTGGGATGAAGCCGCGCCCGAAGCGACGTCGGCAGCACCCCGGGTCAGCGAAGGGTGCCCGGGGGCGTGACCCGATGACCATCGGTGACCAGGTCGATCGCCTCGTCGACAACCGGGGCTGGCAGGTCGACGTCGCGGCGGGTTCCGTCATGGGCCGGTGGGACGAGATCGTCGGTCGAGAGGTGGCCGAGCACTGCCAGCCGGTCAGCTTCGAGGACGGGGTGTTGTCGGTGCGTGCCGACTCGACGGCCTGGGCCACCCAGATCCGACTGCTGTCCAGCTCGCTGCTGGGGCGCATCGCGGATGCAGCCGGCCCCGACGTCGTGCACGAGCTGCGGGTGCACGGACCGAGTGCGCCCTCGTGGTCGCGTGGGCTCCGGCGCACCAGCGATGGTCGTGGCCCTCGTGACACCTATGGCTGA
- a CDS encoding 2Fe-2S iron-sulfur cluster-binding protein, protein MTTIIVQPSGTEIHIEPGDTVLAGLQKAGYAYTVGCRRGGCGICKIDVLEGTFSYCRPVADTVISEQERSDGTCLSCRAVPTDDVTIQLRDASLRLANPLLGQINARARERAKAASTAPEEQ, encoded by the coding sequence GTGACGACCATCATCGTGCAGCCATCGGGGACCGAGATCCACATCGAGCCCGGTGACACCGTGCTGGCAGGCCTGCAGAAGGCCGGCTACGCCTACACGGTCGGCTGCCGTCGCGGTGGCTGCGGGATCTGCAAGATCGACGTCCTCGAGGGCACGTTCTCCTACTGCCGGCCGGTGGCCGACACGGTCATCAGCGAGCAGGAGCGCTCGGACGGCACCTGCCTGAGCTGCCGTGCCGTCCCCACCGACGACGTGACGATTCAACTGCGAGACGCGTCCCTGCGCCTCGCCAACCCCCTGCTGGGACAGATCAATGCCAGAGCGCGTGAGCGCGCCAAGGCAGCCAGCACCGCACCGGAGGAGCAGTAG
- a CDS encoding catechol 2,3-dioxygenase gives MGIMRMGYAHVRVTDMTEAKNHYASTLGLYETLEDTSPEGNKRVFYKGWDEWDHHSVVLEEGGVGVVKYGWKVENEADIEAIEKKAQTFGLTVERMAKGENPEVGDGIRFSTTSDHVFEVYHSQTAIGTEVGTHNPDPFPRHLVGVGVPALDHSLITCEDPKLMERLLMEVFDFYATERVQTSLDDDHDLVGTWLTSNNQIHQLAVIGGPQGKLHHFAFRLDDWSEVGHAADLLTMDDVSVDVTPTRHGITRGVTTYFFDPSGNRNEVFAGGYLAFPDRPTNVWTVDQLGQGIFYHARELNERFTSVLT, from the coding sequence ATGGGCATCATGCGAATGGGGTACGCCCACGTGCGTGTCACCGACATGACCGAGGCGAAGAACCACTACGCGTCGACCCTGGGTCTGTACGAGACCCTGGAGGACACCTCCCCGGAGGGGAACAAGCGTGTCTTCTACAAGGGCTGGGACGAGTGGGACCACCACTCCGTGGTCCTCGAGGAGGGGGGCGTCGGCGTCGTCAAGTACGGCTGGAAGGTCGAGAACGAAGCCGACATCGAGGCCATCGAGAAGAAGGCGCAGACCTTCGGCCTCACGGTCGAGCGGATGGCGAAGGGGGAGAACCCCGAGGTCGGTGACGGCATCCGCTTCAGCACCACCAGCGACCACGTCTTCGAGGTCTACCACTCGCAGACCGCGATCGGCACCGAGGTCGGGACGCACAATCCCGACCCCTTCCCCCGCCACCTCGTCGGCGTCGGGGTCCCGGCCCTGGACCACTCGCTCATCACCTGCGAGGACCCGAAGCTGATGGAGAGGTTGCTCATGGAGGTCTTCGACTTCTACGCGACCGAGAGGGTGCAGACCAGCCTCGACGACGACCACGACCTCGTCGGGACCTGGTTGACGTCCAACAATCAGATCCACCAGCTGGCCGTCATCGGGGGCCCCCAGGGCAAGTTGCACCACTTCGCCTTCCGGCTGGACGACTGGAGCGAGGTCGGGCACGCGGCCGACCTGCTGACGATGGACGACGTGTCGGTCGACGTCACACCGACCCGACACGGCATCACGCGCGGCGTGACGACCTACTTCTTCGACCCGAGTGGCAACCGCAACGAGGTCTTCGCGGGTGGGTACCTCGCGTTCCCCGACCGTCCGACCAACGTCTGGACCGTCGACCAGCTCGGCCAGGGCATCTTCTACCACGCCCGCGAGCTGAACGAGCGCTTCACCTCGGTCCTGACCTGA
- a CDS encoding GlcG/HbpS family heme-binding protein, with translation MDHVRSSAVLTLAGARAALDAALAHATEHGLRMNIAVVDTGGSLLAFARMDGAFVHSGPIAIDKACTTVGFGGAPTARLYEALAGEDAVIRGIGNRPGVAAFGGGVPIHVEGELVGAIGASGGSAQEDEQVAAAGAAAVATH, from the coding sequence ATGGACCACGTCCGCTCCAGCGCCGTCCTGACCCTCGCCGGGGCCAGGGCGGCGCTCGACGCCGCCCTGGCCCATGCCACCGAGCACGGCCTGAGGATGAACATCGCCGTGGTGGACACCGGCGGATCGCTGCTGGCGTTCGCGCGGATGGACGGCGCCTTCGTCCACTCCGGCCCGATCGCGATCGACAAGGCGTGCACGACCGTCGGTTTCGGTGGCGCTCCGACGGCCCGGCTCTACGAAGCGCTGGCCGGGGAGGACGCAGTGATCCGCGGCATCGGCAACCGCCCGGGCGTGGCCGCCTTCGGTGGTGGGGTCCCGATCCACGTCGAGGGTGAGCTCGTCGGGGCGATCGGCGCCTCCGGTGGCTCGGCGCAGGAGGACGAGCAGGTGGCGGCCGCCGGCGCCGCCGCGGTCGCCACGCACTGA
- a CDS encoding AraC family transcriptional regulator: protein MKHLLESASTFEDWEGVHSAVANAYFPHDMRPRSRGPASHSGLEIVDLSVCRLAHMRFGATVDIVTDHPDATAINIQLEGSMESRVGSESFTTTPGEAMVFPADTPARLPAWPADRAVLGLRIDSDYLSREVERVFGGKHVQLPRVIDLRGPDGAAWLTLARTTFDNARQAGGSLYTRDQVAQSVASMLVTGLLLTAVPEEDFSACPTGLRPRPIRRVMDAIELDPARAWAPAELAEIAGVSVRRLQQCFRENVGTTPLGHVHQVRLERVHDDLVHGRGQSVTDVALRWGVSHLGRFAAAYRQSYGELPSRTLARCA from the coding sequence ATGAAGCATCTTCTGGAGTCGGCGTCGACCTTCGAGGACTGGGAAGGGGTCCACAGCGCGGTCGCGAACGCCTACTTCCCCCACGACATGAGACCTCGCTCCCGAGGACCCGCGTCGCACAGCGGTCTGGAGATCGTGGACCTGTCCGTGTGCCGACTGGCCCACATGCGTTTCGGCGCGACCGTCGACATCGTCACCGATCACCCCGACGCCACCGCGATCAACATCCAGCTCGAGGGCAGTATGGAGTCACGGGTCGGCTCCGAATCGTTCACCACCACGCCGGGCGAGGCGATGGTCTTCCCCGCCGACACCCCGGCCCGCCTTCCCGCGTGGCCGGCGGACCGCGCCGTCCTCGGACTACGCATCGACAGCGACTACCTCTCCCGGGAGGTCGAGCGCGTCTTCGGCGGCAAGCACGTGCAGCTGCCCCGGGTGATCGACCTGCGCGGTCCCGACGGGGCCGCGTGGTTGACGCTGGCGCGCACGACCTTCGACAACGCCAGGCAGGCCGGGGGCAGCCTCTACACCAGGGACCAGGTCGCGCAGTCCGTCGCCAGCATGCTCGTGACGGGACTGCTGCTCACCGCCGTGCCCGAGGAGGACTTCTCGGCCTGTCCGACGGGGCTGCGGCCACGCCCCATCCGCCGGGTCATGGACGCCATCGAGCTCGACCCTGCCCGTGCGTGGGCGCCCGCCGAGCTCGCCGAGATCGCGGGCGTGAGCGTGCGTCGGCTCCAGCAGTGCTTCCGCGAGAACGTGGGGACGACGCCCCTGGGCCACGTCCACCAGGTGCGGCTGGAACGCGTGCACGACGACCTCGTGCACGGTCGCGGACAGAGCGTCACCGACGTGGCCCTGCGCTGGGGCGTGTCGCATCTGGGTCGCTTCGCAGCGGCCTACCGGCAGAGCTACGGGGAGCTGCCCAGCCGCACCCTGGCACGCTGCGCCTGA
- a CDS encoding MmoB/DmpM family protein, with translation MSDQTETKAARDVGVVIQESENNRPVIEAIEQDNPACTISHSPGLVRITAPQRIVITQETVEEKLGREWETHEFQMAIVSYFGNIQEWDDDEIVIAWDH, from the coding sequence ATGAGCGATCAGACCGAGACCAAGGCCGCCCGCGATGTCGGCGTCGTCATCCAGGAGTCGGAGAACAACCGCCCCGTCATCGAAGCCATCGAGCAGGACAACCCCGCGTGCACCATCTCGCACTCGCCGGGGCTCGTACGGATCACCGCCCCACAACGGATCGTGATCACCCAGGAGACGGTCGAGGAGAAGCTCGGCCGCGAGTGGGAGACCCACGAGTTCCAGATGGCGATCGTCTCCTACTTCGGAAACATCCAGGAGTGGGACGACGACGAGATCGTCATCGCCTGGGACCACTGA
- a CDS encoding YHS domain-containing protein: MTLAPEQKKTKKPKKLSMKARYEALTRGLDWEPSYVQKSEMFPHLDYEGITIHDWSAWEDPFRLTIDAYCKYQAEKDKRLYAVLDGFAQGQGHLNLTDASYLNAMKVFLGGVTPLEYGAHRHFAYLARHFAGPGPRFAALCQSIDEIRHMQTEIHTLSNYNKLYSGMHNWSENHDRVWYLSVPKSFFEDALSCGPFEFLIAVGFSFEYLLTNLLFVPFMSGASFNGDLPTMTFGFSAQSDESRHMTLGLEAIKFLLEQDEANVEIVQGWIDKWFWRSYRVTALVAQMLDYMLPRKVMSWKESFELYFEEQMLGGLFEDLAFYGIKPPRHVEDAIAEKELLSHQVYWILYQFSFAASFTTSAPTDEHMDWLSQAYPDTFDKHYRPLWEKEKKNIANGGRHFARGLPQLCQVCQIPMGFTEPGDPTTLCQRESEFEGEIYHTCSNGCQWIFEREPEKYRQAWLPVHQIYQGNCGGPSVPEVLEWYGLKDGDAGEYLGSKDHQNWVAWQGEAAADTAAPTNEKKAGA; this comes from the coding sequence ATGACTCTCGCACCGGAGCAGAAGAAGACCAAGAAGCCGAAGAAGCTGTCGATGAAGGCCCGCTACGAGGCGCTCACCCGCGGCCTGGACTGGGAGCCGAGCTACGTCCAGAAGAGCGAGATGTTCCCGCACCTCGACTACGAAGGCATCACGATCCACGACTGGTCGGCCTGGGAGGACCCCTTCCGTCTGACGATCGACGCCTACTGCAAGTACCAGGCGGAGAAGGACAAGCGCCTCTACGCGGTTCTCGACGGCTTCGCCCAGGGCCAGGGGCACCTCAACCTGACCGACGCGTCCTACCTCAACGCGATGAAGGTCTTCCTCGGTGGCGTCACCCCCTTGGAGTACGGCGCGCACCGCCACTTCGCCTATCTTGCACGGCACTTCGCCGGCCCGGGCCCGCGCTTCGCGGCCCTGTGCCAGTCGATCGATGAGATCCGGCACATGCAGACCGAGATCCACACGTTGAGCAACTACAACAAGCTCTACTCCGGCATGCACAACTGGTCGGAGAACCACGACCGCGTCTGGTACCTGTCGGTGCCGAAGAGCTTCTTCGAGGACGCCCTCTCCTGCGGGCCGTTCGAGTTCCTCATCGCGGTCGGGTTCTCCTTCGAGTACCTGCTGACCAACCTGCTCTTCGTGCCCTTCATGTCCGGCGCCTCCTTCAACGGCGACCTGCCGACGATGACCTTCGGCTTCTCGGCGCAGTCCGACGAGTCGCGCCACATGACCCTGGGCCTCGAGGCGATCAAGTTCCTCCTCGAGCAGGACGAGGCGAACGTCGAGATCGTCCAGGGCTGGATCGACAAGTGGTTCTGGCGCTCCTACCGAGTCACCGCCCTCGTGGCCCAGATGCTCGACTACATGCTCCCGCGCAAGGTGATGAGCTGGAAGGAGTCCTTCGAGCTGTACTTCGAGGAGCAGATGCTCGGCGGTCTCTTCGAGGACCTCGCCTTCTACGGCATCAAGCCCCCGCGCCACGTCGAGGACGCCATCGCGGAGAAGGAGCTTCTCTCCCACCAGGTGTACTGGATCCTCTACCAGTTCTCCTTCGCCGCGAGCTTCACCACCTCGGCCCCGACCGATGAGCACATGGACTGGCTCTCGCAGGCATACCCGGACACCTTCGACAAGCACTACCGACCGTTGTGGGAGAAGGAGAAGAAGAACATCGCGAACGGCGGGCGGCACTTCGCCCGGGGCCTGCCCCAGCTGTGCCAGGTCTGCCAGATCCCGATGGGCTTCACCGAGCCCGGTGACCCGACGACGCTGTGCCAGCGCGAGTCCGAGTTCGAGGGGGAGATCTACCACACCTGCTCCAACGGGTGCCAGTGGATCTTCGAGCGGGAGCCGGAGAAGTACCGCCAGGCCTGGCTGCCGGTGCACCAGATCTACCAGGGCAACTGCGGCGGTCCCAGCGTCCCCGAGGTCTTGGAGTGGTACGGCCTCAAGGACGGTGACGCCGGTGAGTACCTCGGGTCGAAGGACCATCAGAACTGGGTGGCGTGGCAGGGCGAGGCCGCTGCCGACACCGCCGCCCCGACCAACGAGAAGAAGGCAGGTGCCTGA
- a CDS encoding phenol hydroxylase subunit P4 has translation MAIKSLGEYNFPSRSRQELYGDDQLVTVWFQDTMWFCSPAMFRAPREMTWGDFKAQVFVPFAEEDPDFDPSAPRAWTLHGKPFEPEDGRTLSELGVRHKDVIGTRVAA, from the coding sequence ATGGCGATCAAGAGCCTGGGCGAGTACAACTTCCCGTCCCGCTCCCGGCAGGAGCTCTACGGCGATGACCAGCTCGTCACCGTCTGGTTCCAGGACACGATGTGGTTCTGCTCCCCCGCGATGTTCCGCGCCCCGCGGGAGATGACCTGGGGTGATTTCAAGGCCCAGGTGTTCGTGCCCTTCGCCGAGGAGGACCCGGACTTCGACCCGTCCGCTCCCCGTGCGTGGACCCTGCACGGCAAGCCGTTCGAGCCGGAGGACGGCAGGACGCTGTCCGAGCTCGGCGTCCGCCACAAGGACGTCATCGGCACTCGCGTGGCTGCCTGA
- a CDS encoding NADH:ubiquinone reductase (Na(+)-transporting) subunit F yields MSTYTITVEPVGREVECDEDQTILDACLRAGVWLPHSCTHGTCATCKVDKLDGEVDLGEASTFALMDFERDEGKLLTCCAKPREDVTIEADLDVDEDLEVHPVQDFTGTVLVLEDIAEQTKRLVVELDREIGFNAGQYMKFTVPAATVDGAEVGEVDRTWSIASPPGETTRLEFHIRNVTGGRGTDGWVFASLAEGDQVRLSGPYGRFVLKTSDDKHAILVGGGTGVAPLKSMVRHALEAGEYDGDLTLYAGGRTRAWLYDVATFRELEEQYEEFTYRPCLSDETPEEVEASGDDPHAYAYGMVTDVIESDHERLGGCRGYLCGPPAMVDAALKTLMSRRLFPRDIFREDFFDESDKNSSGLKSPLIKR; encoded by the coding sequence ATGAGCACGTACACGATCACTGTCGAACCGGTCGGCCGCGAGGTCGAGTGTGACGAGGACCAGACGATCCTCGACGCCTGTCTGCGCGCCGGGGTGTGGTTGCCGCACAGCTGTACCCACGGCACCTGCGCGACCTGCAAGGTCGACAAGCTCGACGGTGAGGTGGATCTGGGTGAGGCGAGCACCTTCGCCCTCATGGACTTCGAGCGGGACGAAGGGAAGCTGCTCACCTGCTGCGCGAAGCCCCGGGAGGACGTGACGATCGAGGCCGATCTCGATGTCGACGAGGACCTGGAGGTCCACCCGGTGCAGGACTTCACCGGGACGGTCCTCGTCCTCGAGGACATCGCGGAGCAGACCAAGCGTCTCGTGGTCGAGCTCGACCGCGAGATCGGCTTCAACGCCGGGCAGTACATGAAGTTCACCGTCCCGGCCGCCACCGTCGACGGCGCGGAGGTCGGTGAGGTCGACCGCACCTGGTCGATCGCCTCTCCTCCGGGCGAGACCACCCGCCTGGAGTTCCACATCCGCAACGTCACGGGTGGCCGTGGCACCGACGGCTGGGTCTTTGCCTCGCTCGCCGAGGGTGATCAGGTCCGCCTCTCCGGCCCCTACGGCCGATTCGTCCTCAAGACGAGCGATGACAAGCACGCGATCCTCGTTGGTGGTGGCACCGGTGTCGCGCCCTTGAAGTCGATGGTCCGGCACGCGCTCGAGGCCGGTGAGTACGACGGTGACCTCACGCTCTACGCCGGGGGACGCACCCGTGCATGGCTCTACGACGTGGCGACCTTCCGGGAGCTCGAGGAGCAGTACGAGGAGTTCACCTACCGACCGTGCCTCTCCGACGAGACCCCGGAGGAGGTCGAGGCCTCCGGTGACGACCCGCACGCCTACGCCTACGGCATGGTCACCGACGTCATCGAGTCCGACCACGAGCGTCTCGGTGGCTGCCGCGGCTACCTCTGCGGTCCGCCGGCAATGGTGGACGCAGCGCTGAAGACCCTGATGAGCCGTCGCCTCTTCCCCAGGGACATCTTCCGTGAGGACTTCTTCGACGAGTCGGACAAGAACAGTTCCGGGCTGAAGAGCCCACTCATCAAGCGATGA
- a CDS encoding IclR family transcriptional regulator, whose translation MRSADRNDPPISVVGRVSAILSALEDAPGPLGISELSATTGLAKGTVHRLVGQLVDERILKRTQDSRLDLGVRLFELGSRVSLPRTLTDVARPLMDDLHRATGRQIHLAALDGVDVVYVAIVHGGLPLSSSTGGRLPAHATGVGKAMLAYSPRSVVRARVDAGLPAMTPRTIVTPGGLARELQNIRSVGTSYDHEESHPGISCVSAPVFGADKRIRAAISATGQTQQMDLDRLGVAVRTAAFAISRQLRDAGL comes from the coding sequence ATGCGTTCCGCTGATCGAAACGACCCGCCGATCTCCGTCGTCGGGCGGGTCAGTGCGATCCTGAGCGCCCTGGAGGACGCCCCCGGCCCGCTGGGGATCAGTGAGCTGTCCGCCACGACGGGACTGGCCAAGGGCACGGTCCACCGCCTCGTGGGCCAACTCGTGGATGAGCGGATCCTCAAGCGGACCCAGGACTCGCGTCTGGACCTGGGTGTACGCCTCTTCGAGCTCGGATCGCGCGTCTCCCTGCCGCGGACGCTCACCGACGTCGCCCGTCCGCTGATGGACGACCTGCACCGGGCCACCGGCCGGCAGATCCACCTCGCCGCGCTCGACGGGGTCGACGTCGTCTACGTCGCCATCGTCCACGGCGGTCTCCCGCTGTCCTCGAGCACCGGTGGTCGGCTGCCCGCCCATGCCACCGGTGTCGGCAAGGCAATGCTCGCCTACTCCCCCCGCTCCGTGGTCAGGGCGCGGGTCGACGCCGGGCTGCCAGCGATGACCCCGAGGACCATCGTCACACCGGGTGGCCTCGCCCGCGAGCTGCAGAACATCCGCTCGGTGGGGACCTCCTACGACCACGAGGAATCCCACCCCGGGATCTCGTGCGTGTCCGCCCCGGTGTTCGGGGCGGACAAACGCATCCGTGCGGCGATCTCCGCGACCGGGCAGACCCAGCAGATGGACCTGGACCGGCTTGGTGTGGCGGTGCGCACCGCAGCCTTCGCGATCTCACGACAGCTGCGGGACGCCGGACTGTGA
- a CDS encoding IclR family transcriptional regulator, protein MTTIPHETPTESVSDSAWCTSTPRRGGAAGLRSVGTALDVLECFAVDSTLGVSDVARRLGVAKSTAHRVLTTLAGRGFVEQDASGSYRLGLHLYELGMLSHARNGLRHVALPTIRAVAEQTGHTVNLGVPDGADVVFLERIESMDGVRILGHFGRRLPAHCVSSGLAIAAFNPTLEYERREAGFPPKARGTIRRVEDWDRTLAEVRRRGYAALSSGSFADASSLAVPIRVQGVAIGSISVFGPTPLIEPDVRRAVPLLTAAANRIAKQYTS, encoded by the coding sequence ATGACCACCATTCCTCACGAAACCCCCACGGAGAGCGTCAGCGACAGTGCCTGGTGTACGTCCACACCCCGCCGGGGGGGCGCCGCAGGGCTGCGCTCGGTCGGTACCGCGCTGGACGTGCTCGAGTGCTTCGCGGTCGACAGCACCCTGGGTGTCTCCGACGTGGCGCGCAGGCTCGGTGTCGCGAAGTCGACCGCGCACCGCGTCCTGACGACGCTGGCCGGTCGTGGGTTCGTCGAGCAGGACGCGAGCGGTTCCTATCGCCTCGGTCTGCACCTCTACGAGCTCGGGATGCTCTCCCATGCCCGCAACGGGTTGCGTCACGTGGCCCTTCCCACGATCCGGGCGGTGGCCGAGCAGACCGGGCACACGGTCAATCTGGGGGTGCCCGACGGGGCGGATGTCGTCTTCCTCGAGCGCATCGAGTCGATGGACGGGGTACGTATCCTCGGGCACTTCGGTCGCCGGCTGCCGGCGCACTGCGTCAGCTCCGGCCTGGCCATCGCCGCCTTCAACCCGACCCTCGAGTACGAGCGCCGTGAGGCCGGCTTCCCACCCAAGGCACGCGGGACCATCCGTCGGGTCGAGGACTGGGACCGGACCCTGGCCGAGGTGCGGCGCCGGGGGTACGCGGCGCTGAGTTCGGGGTCCTTCGCCGACGCGAGCTCGCTTGCCGTACCGATCCGCGTGCAGGGCGTGGCGATCGGTTCGATCTCCGTGTTCGGGCCGACGCCGCTGATCGAACCCGACGTACGCCGGGCGGTTCCGCTGCTCACCGCGGCCGCCAACCGCATCGCCAAGCAGTACACCTCCTGA
- a CDS encoding 2-keto-4-pentenoate hydratase: protein MEASTTTRDDAARVLLQAYASGVPTAPLTEQFDGLTVEDAYAIQLAQVAGWTAAGRTVIGHKVGLTSAAMQKQLGVDQPDFGHLMDDFVHLEHQAIPLAGYLQPRIEPEIAFVLRKPLTGPGVNVAQAIDAVDYVLPALEIVDSRVADWKITLVDTIADNASSGGFVLGSTPTRLQDVDLRLTGCVFSRNSRIVGTGAGGAVLGSPITSLVWLANTVGALGTTLEAGHVILPGSVTSMVPVAAGDVLTATFAGLGSVTARFADK, encoded by the coding sequence ATGGAAGCGTCCACGACCACCCGGGACGACGCGGCCCGTGTCCTGCTGCAGGCGTACGCCAGCGGCGTCCCGACTGCCCCGCTCACCGAGCAGTTCGACGGGCTGACCGTCGAGGACGCGTACGCGATCCAGCTCGCGCAGGTGGCCGGCTGGACGGCCGCGGGCCGCACCGTCATCGGGCACAAGGTCGGCCTGACCTCCGCCGCGATGCAGAAGCAGCTCGGGGTGGACCAGCCCGACTTCGGCCACCTCATGGACGACTTCGTCCACCTCGAGCACCAGGCCATCCCGCTGGCGGGGTACCTCCAGCCGCGCATCGAGCCGGAGATCGCCTTCGTGCTGCGCAAGCCCCTCACCGGGCCCGGCGTGAACGTCGCCCAGGCGATCGACGCCGTCGACTACGTCCTGCCGGCGCTGGAGATCGTCGACAGTCGCGTCGCCGACTGGAAGATCACGCTGGTCGACACCATCGCGGACAACGCCAGCTCCGGCGGCTTCGTCCTCGGCTCGACGCCGACGCGGCTGCAGGACGTCGACCTGCGCCTGACCGGGTGCGTCTTCTCCCGCAACTCCCGCATCGTCGGGACCGGGGCCGGCGGCGCCGTGCTCGGTTCCCCGATCACCAGCCTCGTGTGGCTGGCCAACACGGTCGGTGCCCTCGGCACCACCCTCGAGGCCGGTCACGTCATCCTCCCCGGGTCCGTCACCTCGATGGTCCCGGTCGCCGCGGGCGACGTCCTCACCGCGACCTTCGCCGGTCTCGGCAGCGTCACCGCCCGCTTCGCAGACAAGTGA